From the genome of Yersinia enterocolitica, one region includes:
- a CDS encoding formate dehydrogenase accessory sulfurtransferase FdhD yields MSQIKPSTIDLSTGICGAKQLNVLQRHQMAEPQLDWLAEEVPVALVYNGISHVVMMATPKDLAAFALGFSLSEGIISAPQDIYAIDVTPGCNGIEVNIELSSRRFAGLKERRRAMAGRTGCGVCGIEQLDDIFRPITPLPFTQTFNLNQLDNALAQLKQVQTVGQLTGCTHAAAWINPKGELLGGCEDVGRHVALDKLLGIRAKQPWQQGAVLVSSRASYEMVQKTAMCGAEILFAVSAATTLAVEVAERCNLTLVGFSKPGRATVYTHPQRISE; encoded by the coding sequence GTGAGCCAGATCAAACCTTCAACAATTGACCTCTCCACCGGAATCTGCGGTGCAAAACAACTTAACGTGCTACAGCGCCATCAAATGGCCGAGCCGCAATTGGATTGGCTGGCGGAGGAAGTGCCGGTAGCGCTGGTCTACAACGGCATTTCCCATGTGGTGATGATGGCAACCCCGAAAGATCTGGCAGCATTCGCGCTAGGTTTTTCGTTGTCAGAAGGCATTATTAGCGCCCCACAAGATATCTACGCCATTGATGTGACACCAGGCTGTAATGGCATAGAAGTTAACATTGAGTTATCCAGCCGTCGCTTTGCCGGTTTAAAAGAGCGCCGCCGGGCTATGGCCGGCCGCACCGGATGTGGGGTCTGTGGTATTGAACAGCTTGATGATATTTTTCGCCCCATCACCCCTCTGCCTTTCACTCAGACCTTTAATTTGAATCAACTCGATAACGCACTGGCACAACTCAAGCAGGTACAAACTGTGGGTCAGTTGACGGGTTGCACTCATGCTGCGGCCTGGATTAATCCGAAAGGTGAATTGTTGGGTGGTTGTGAAGATGTGGGCCGCCATGTCGCACTGGATAAGCTGCTGGGGATACGGGCCAAACAGCCGTGGCAGCAAGGTGCTGTGCTGGTTTCCAGCCGTGCTAGCTATGAGATGGTGCAGAAAACCGCAATGTGCGGTGCAGAGATTTTATTTGCTGTTTCTGCTGCAACAACCTTAGCGGTTGAAGTTGCCGAGCGCTGTAATCTGACGCTGGTTGGCTTCAGTAAACCCGGTAGAGCAACGGTTTACACCCATCCGCAGCGGATTAGCGAATAG
- a CDS encoding superoxide dismutase [Mn], whose product MSYSLPSLPYAYDALEPHFDKQTMEIHHTKHHQTYVNNANTVLESFPELAKFSVEDLIKDLDKVPAEKRTFMRNNAGGHANHSLFWKGLKLDTTLKGDLKAAIERDFGSVDSFKEKFEAAAATRFGSGWAWLVLKDDGKLAVVSTANQDSPLMGEAVSGASGFPIIGLDVWEHAYYLKFQNRRPDYIKAFWNVVNWDEAAARFTQAK is encoded by the coding sequence ATGAGTTACTCACTGCCATCCCTGCCTTATGCTTATGACGCCCTGGAACCCCACTTCGATAAGCAGACGATGGAAATCCATCACACCAAACACCACCAGACCTATGTTAACAATGCAAACACGGTGTTGGAGAGCTTCCCTGAGCTGGCTAAATTCAGCGTTGAAGACCTGATCAAAGATCTGGACAAAGTTCCTGCTGAAAAACGCACTTTTATGCGTAACAACGCCGGCGGCCACGCTAACCACAGCCTGTTCTGGAAAGGGCTGAAACTGGACACAACCCTGAAGGGTGATCTGAAAGCCGCTATTGAGCGCGATTTCGGCAGCGTAGATAGCTTCAAAGAGAAATTTGAAGCTGCTGCGGCAACCCGTTTCGGTTCTGGCTGGGCTTGGCTGGTTCTGAAAGACGACGGCAAGCTGGCGGTTGTATCTACTGCTAACCAAGATAGCCCACTGATGGGCGAAGCAGTTTCTGGCGCATCAGGCTTCCCAATTATTGGCCTGGATGTGTGGGAACACGCTTACTATCTGAAATTCCAAAACCGCCGCCCAGACTACATCAAAGCATTCTGGAACGTGGTTAACTGGGACGAAGCAGCAGCGCGTTTCACTCAAGCCAAATAA
- a CDS encoding HAMP domain-containing protein: MAVFSNVFGSFENMKVGKKLGLSFFLMLLLVGIIAGTTAYHFSVIEDHAYKVDLSYKVNDESNQAKYNRALYERTYSLQYIKENSQHINNIKNLLTQSESLSWSADNRKTISSISDVVEEYLQQQSNFVNAVAHKDDVRKSWNISETQKNLNELQQSLLNEGADTNTQILLAEMNQKLMTVRYNARGLLLDRNQDAESSLITSINIANSAANAFMPVLSAEQQKLLAPVISSLSTYKDNVLAYLPAYQQELETGKVMESNANELNKLATHLFTQELQGTHAEINNAQLQLTIAAIAALLFGLLISWRMTRQITVPLRTTLAMAERIATGDLTAATTSNRTDELGLLMNAVARMNENLRAMIDEIRIGVSQVSHASGEIAAGNTDLSSRTEQQAAAVEETAASMEQLNATVKQNADNAHHANQLATEASQTAQQGGKLVNDVVRTMNDISGSSKRISEITSVINSIAFQTNILALNAAVEAARAGEQGRGFAVVASEVRNLAQRSAQAAKEIEGLIGESVTQVNAGTTLVQNAGQTMENIVRSVTHVRDIMAEIASASDEQSRGITQVSQAISEMDSTTQQNAALVEESAAAADSLAEQAILLAQAVAVFRLSDAEAESAQKNVGASVAPKSTPTPRSGTESSRTTQHDNWETF; the protein is encoded by the coding sequence ATGGCAGTATTTAGCAACGTTTTTGGCAGCTTTGAAAATATGAAAGTCGGTAAAAAGCTGGGATTAAGCTTTTTCCTGATGTTGTTGCTGGTCGGGATCATCGCCGGTACCACCGCTTATCATTTCTCCGTGATTGAAGATCATGCTTATAAAGTTGACCTGAGTTACAAAGTTAACGATGAATCCAATCAGGCAAAATATAATCGCGCATTATATGAACGTACCTACTCTCTGCAATACATCAAAGAAAATTCTCAACATATCAATAATATAAAAAATCTTCTGACCCAGAGCGAAAGTCTTAGTTGGTCGGCAGATAACCGCAAAACCATTAGCAGTATTTCCGATGTGGTAGAGGAGTATCTGCAGCAGCAGAGTAACTTCGTCAATGCCGTAGCCCATAAAGATGATGTGCGCAAAAGCTGGAATATTTCTGAAACCCAGAAGAACCTCAACGAGCTGCAACAAAGCCTACTTAATGAAGGGGCAGATACCAATACCCAAATCCTGCTAGCAGAGATGAACCAGAAGTTGATGACCGTACGCTACAACGCACGCGGCTTATTGCTGGATCGCAACCAGGATGCAGAGTCCTCGCTGATTACCTCAATCAATATCGCTAATAGTGCCGCAAATGCTTTTATGCCGGTGCTATCGGCCGAACAGCAAAAGCTGCTGGCTCCGGTTATCTCCAGCCTGAGTACCTATAAAGATAACGTACTGGCCTATTTACCGGCTTATCAGCAAGAGCTGGAGACCGGTAAAGTGATGGAGTCGAATGCCAACGAATTGAATAAACTGGCCACCCATCTGTTCACCCAAGAGCTGCAAGGGACCCACGCAGAAATCAATAATGCGCAATTGCAGTTAACTATTGCTGCCATTGCCGCACTGCTGTTTGGTCTATTGATTTCATGGCGCATGACCCGCCAGATCACGGTACCACTGCGCACCACACTGGCGATGGCAGAGCGCATTGCTACCGGTGATTTAACTGCGGCGACAACATCAAACCGTACCGATGAGTTGGGCCTGTTGATGAATGCCGTCGCCCGGATGAATGAAAACCTGCGCGCCATGATTGATGAGATCCGCATTGGTGTCAGTCAGGTGTCTCATGCCTCCGGCGAAATTGCTGCCGGTAATACCGATTTATCTTCCCGCACCGAACAGCAGGCTGCGGCTGTAGAGGAAACCGCTGCCAGCATGGAGCAGTTGAATGCCACGGTTAAGCAGAATGCCGATAATGCCCACCATGCTAATCAACTGGCAACCGAGGCATCACAAACCGCACAACAGGGCGGTAAGCTGGTTAACGATGTGGTGCGCACCATGAACGATATCTCCGGTAGCTCCAAACGTATCTCTGAGATTACTTCAGTCATTAACAGTATTGCTTTCCAGACCAATATCTTGGCCTTGAATGCTGCGGTTGAAGCCGCCCGCGCCGGCGAGCAAGGCCGTGGTTTTGCCGTTGTCGCCAGCGAAGTTCGCAATTTGGCACAACGCAGTGCACAAGCGGCGAAAGAAATTGAAGGCTTGATTGGCGAGTCAGTGACTCAGGTAAATGCCGGAACCACGTTGGTGCAAAATGCCGGGCAAACGATGGAGAATATTGTCCGCTCAGTGACCCATGTGCGCGATATTATGGCGGAAATTGCCTCAGCATCCGATGAGCAGAGCCGTGGTATCACGCAGGTTAGCCAGGCTATCTCTGAAATGGACAGCACCACTCAGCAGAATGCGGCCCTGGTGGAAGAGTCTGCCGCCGCCGCCGACTCACTGGCTGAACAAGCCATTTTACTGGCACAGGCCGTCGCCGTGTTCCGCCTATCCGATGCAGAGGCAGAATCGGCACAGAAAAACGTCGGTGCATCCGTGGCACCTAAAAGTACCCCAACACCTCGCTCTGGCACAGAAAGCAGTCGCACCACTCAGCACGATAATTGGGAAACCTTCTGA
- a CDS encoding MOSC domain-containing protein: protein MKYPQVYIGKIEPYNGSSPSAIGKRQVQGGIMLTTLGLEGDEQAETRFHGGPDRALCHYPREHYSHWIERFPAQEDIFAAPAYGENISTLGMTEQNVYMGDIYRWGGAIIQVTQPRSPCYKLNFHFAIEEMSALMQQTGYCGWLYRVISTGIVSEGHALELLARTSDISVAEAIAIAWHMPFDKEQYHRLLAVSGLSTSWSKTMLTRLSQGKIEDFNRRLLGS from the coding sequence ATGAAGTATCCTCAGGTTTATATCGGTAAAATCGAGCCTTATAACGGCAGTTCCCCGAGCGCGATTGGTAAACGTCAGGTTCAGGGTGGCATCATGCTCACGACGCTGGGATTGGAAGGGGATGAACAAGCCGAGACCCGCTTTCACGGTGGGCCGGACCGCGCCTTATGCCATTATCCACGAGAACACTACTCCCACTGGATAGAGCGATTCCCTGCACAGGAAGATATTTTCGCAGCACCAGCCTATGGCGAAAATATCTCAACCCTCGGCATGACGGAACAAAATGTCTATATGGGGGATATCTACCGCTGGGGAGGGGCAATCATTCAGGTGACTCAACCGCGTTCACCTTGTTACAAGCTCAACTTCCATTTCGCTATCGAGGAGATGTCGGCACTGATGCAGCAGACCGGTTATTGCGGCTGGCTGTATCGCGTAATTTCCACCGGTATTGTTAGTGAGGGCCATGCATTAGAGCTGTTGGCGCGCACCAGTGATATCTCGGTGGCAGAAGCGATTGCCATCGCCTGGCATATGCCTTTCGATAAAGAACAGTATCACCGCTTGCTGGCTGTATCAGGATTATCCACCAGTTGGAGTAAAACTATGCTAACGCGTCTTTCGCAAGGAAAGATCGAGGATTTCAATCGGCGGTTATTAGGTTCTTGA
- a CDS encoding VapC toxin family PIN domain ribonuclease translates to MMKRIYMLDTNICSFIMRERPAELIIKLQQCIEHQNKIVVSAITYSEMRFGAIGKKASPKHNYLVDEFVKRLDAILSWDAAAVDATTNIKVELAKQGTPIGGNDAAIAGHAISAGAILVTNNIREFERVKKLRIEDWSK, encoded by the coding sequence ATGATGAAAAGAATATATATGCTCGATACGAATATTTGCTCTTTTATTATGCGGGAACGCCCTGCTGAATTAATTATAAAATTACAACAGTGTATTGAGCATCAGAATAAAATAGTCGTTTCAGCCATTACATACTCAGAAATGCGGTTTGGTGCAATTGGTAAGAAAGCATCACCGAAACATAACTATTTAGTAGATGAATTTGTGAAACGATTAGATGCTATCTTGTCGTGGGATGCAGCGGCTGTAGATGCTACCACTAATATTAAAGTTGAGCTGGCAAAGCAGGGTACGCCAATTGGCGGAAATGATGCAGCAATAGCCGGACACGCAATTTCGGCTGGAGCAATATTAGTGACTAATAACATTAGAGAGTTTGAAAGAGTTAAAAAGCTGCGAATTGAGGATTGGAGTAAATAA
- a CDS encoding AbrB/MazE/SpoVT family DNA-binding domain-containing protein has protein sequence MRTVSIFKNGQNRAIRLPKDMDFAGVTELEILKDGDNIILRPIRPTWVSFMDEDKADNDFLTERQDVIEEGRFEL, from the coding sequence ATGAGAACAGTCTCTATTTTCAAAAATGGCCAAAATCGGGCAATACGTTTACCAAAAGATATGGACTTTGCGGGTGTCACCGAACTGGAAATACTCAAAGATGGCGATAATATCATTTTAAGACCTATCCGCCCTACATGGGTATCATTCATGGATGAAGATAAAGCGGATAACGATTTTCTTACGGAAAGACAAGACGTTATCGAAGAGGGACGCTTCGAATTATGA
- a CDS encoding PLP-dependent aminotransferase family protein, producing MPVVMNEIRYLQVADNLAQAIKKGSLLAGSRLPSVRGYAKNHQVSINTVVAAYRTLEDRGLIEARPQSGFYVCSPSTAVVPTATVGKPVNEVLDLIDTVFAAQQNPRFTNISLACPQTADFYPSAKLGRIMASLLRREPQLISQYALPPGCQRLRQQIARRAMTLGMLANPADITITHGCMEALQLALRVTTKPGDCVGLESPTYFYLMPLLASLGLKTVEIPTDPQQGLSLDVLELLLQEGRLNALIAMPTVQNPLGFTMPLAAKKRLAQLMNDHQVPLIEDGLYAEIQFGSTLSPAVKAFDRDGWVLFCSSFTKTLAPDFRIGWIDGGRFAEALHKLKAVSSMAEPALLSETLALFLESGGYDHHLRGLRRRYAQQVQQAQQLIAQYFPRGTKVTQPAGGFVFWVEFPACVDTVALFHQLLQEQICLTPGTLYSPSGRYRNAFRLSCCYPFNHHYTQALVRLGEVACEISSLPAGMQWQPIQEAAAEKHAS from the coding sequence ATGCCCGTTGTTATGAATGAAATTCGCTACTTGCAAGTGGCTGACAATCTGGCGCAGGCCATTAAGAAAGGCAGTTTGCTGGCGGGTAGCCGCCTGCCATCAGTGCGCGGTTACGCCAAAAACCATCAGGTGAGTATCAATACGGTGGTGGCAGCTTACCGTACGCTGGAGGATCGAGGCTTGATTGAAGCGCGTCCGCAGTCAGGGTTTTATGTTTGTAGTCCGTCAACGGCGGTGGTGCCAACAGCGACAGTCGGCAAACCGGTAAATGAGGTGCTGGATTTAATTGATACGGTATTTGCCGCACAACAAAACCCTCGCTTTACCAATATCTCGCTCGCCTGTCCACAAACGGCGGATTTTTACCCCAGCGCCAAGTTGGGCCGCATCATGGCATCACTATTGCGTCGTGAGCCGCAGTTAATCAGTCAGTACGCGTTGCCACCAGGATGCCAGCGCCTGCGTCAGCAAATCGCCCGCCGCGCCATGACCCTAGGGATGCTGGCTAATCCGGCAGATATCACTATTACGCATGGTTGTATGGAGGCGTTGCAGTTAGCGTTGCGGGTCACCACCAAACCGGGTGATTGTGTCGGGCTGGAATCGCCAACCTATTTCTATCTGATGCCATTACTTGCCAGCCTTGGCCTGAAAACCGTGGAGATTCCAACCGATCCACAGCAAGGTTTATCGTTGGATGTGTTGGAGTTACTGCTTCAGGAGGGGCGGTTGAATGCATTGATCGCTATGCCAACGGTGCAGAATCCGTTAGGTTTTACGATGCCACTGGCGGCGAAAAAGCGCCTGGCACAGTTGATGAACGATCATCAGGTGCCGCTGATAGAAGATGGCTTATATGCAGAAATACAATTCGGTTCTACTTTGTCCCCAGCGGTAAAAGCCTTTGACCGCGACGGTTGGGTGCTGTTCTGTTCCAGCTTCACCAAAACACTGGCCCCAGACTTCCGTATCGGCTGGATTGATGGTGGCCGCTTCGCTGAGGCATTACATAAGCTCAAAGCGGTGTCGTCGATGGCGGAACCGGCGTTATTATCAGAAACACTGGCACTGTTTCTGGAGTCTGGCGGTTACGACCACCACCTGCGCGGGCTACGGCGCCGTTATGCGCAACAAGTACAACAGGCGCAGCAACTCATTGCACAGTACTTCCCTCGTGGGACCAAAGTGACCCAACCAGCAGGGGGTTTTGTTTTCTGGGTCGAGTTCCCTGCCTGTGTCGATACCGTGGCGCTATTTCATCAATTGCTACAAGAACAGATATGCCTGACCCCCGGTACGCTTTACTCGCCGAGTGGCCGCTATCGTAATGCTTTTCGCCTCTCGTGCTGTTATCCGTTCAACCACCACTATACCCAAGCTTTGGTCAGGCTCGGGGAGGTTGCTTGTGAAATTAGCAGCCTACCGGCCGGCATGCAGTGGCAACCAATACAGGAGGCTGCTGCTGAAAAGCACGCATCCTGA
- a CDS encoding LysE family translocator, giving the protein MLDSAFISYVTVMSITPGPNNLLLAASGVNFGLRRTFPMMLGITFGCALQCALMTTLLALILSWLGVIRLPLVTLGCAYLFWLSWKIFNSGSPKSRDGQQPMGFIQGALFQAINPKAWLMAMNVAILFTPREGATLSHTLLIVSGFALLNLPCVAVWAVMGDQLRHALRVNWKLRLFNGVMGGLMAITALWLLVDEWLSVLP; this is encoded by the coding sequence ATGCTAGACAGTGCTTTCATCAGTTACGTTACCGTTATGTCGATCACTCCAGGCCCAAATAACCTGTTATTAGCTGCATCTGGTGTCAATTTTGGCTTACGTCGTACCTTCCCAATGATGTTGGGGATTACCTTTGGCTGCGCGTTGCAATGCGCATTAATGACCACATTGTTGGCATTAATTCTCAGTTGGCTGGGGGTAATTCGCTTGCCACTGGTGACGCTGGGATGTGCATATTTATTCTGGTTATCGTGGAAAATTTTTAATTCCGGTAGCCCGAAGTCAAGAGATGGCCAGCAACCAATGGGGTTTATCCAGGGGGCTTTATTCCAGGCCATTAATCCAAAGGCTTGGCTGATGGCTATGAATGTCGCCATCTTATTTACACCACGTGAAGGTGCTACGCTGAGCCATACCCTACTGATTGTTAGTGGTTTTGCTCTGTTAAATCTGCCTTGTGTGGCCGTTTGGGCGGTGATGGGGGATCAGTTACGCCATGCGTTACGGGTTAACTGGAAACTACGATTATTCAATGGAGTGATGGGGGGCTTGATGGCAATAACAGCATTGTGGCTGTTAGTTGACGAATGGCTCAGTGTGTTGCCGTAA
- a CDS encoding MltR family transcriptional regulator — MIEKTQAFENRVLEHLNAGKTVRSFLMAAVELLAEALNILVVQVFRKDDYAVKYAVEPLLVGDGPLGELSVRLKLVYALGVITRHEYEDAELLMALREELNHDGTEYRFTDDEILGPFGELHCVAELPPVPTFLRPDEADASLIAMQRQRYQQMVRSTMVLSITELLSRISLKQVSKLSPLGHA; from the coding sequence ATGATTGAAAAAACACAGGCATTTGAGAATCGGGTACTTGAGCATCTGAACGCAGGCAAGACCGTTCGGAGTTTCCTGATGGCTGCTGTCGAATTATTGGCAGAAGCGCTGAATATTCTCGTGGTGCAGGTTTTTCGTAAAGATGACTATGCGGTGAAATATGCCGTGGAGCCATTGCTGGTTGGCGATGGGCCGCTTGGTGAGCTATCTGTGCGACTAAAGTTGGTTTATGCCTTGGGTGTGATCACCCGTCATGAATACGAAGATGCTGAGCTATTGATGGCGCTTCGTGAGGAGTTAAACCATGATGGCACCGAGTATCGCTTTACTGATGACGAAATCCTCGGGCCATTTGGTGAATTACATTGTGTGGCTGAATTGCCGCCAGTGCCCACTTTCCTGCGCCCGGATGAAGCAGACGCGTCGCTGATTGCCATGCAACGCCAGCGTTATCAGCAAATGGTGCGTTCCACCATGGTGCTCTCGATTACAGAATTGCTCTCCCGCATCAGCTTAAAACAGGTTTCCAAGCTGTCACCACTCGGCCATGCCTGA
- a CDS encoding mannitol-1-phosphate 5-dehydrogenase, with translation MKALHFGAGNIGRGFIGKLLADAGAQLTFADVNQPLLDELNKRKSYQVNVVGEQARVEEVKNVSAVNSSSPDVVALIADADIVTTAVGPQILARIAGTVAQGLVARHQQGNTRPLNIIACENMVRGTSQLKQHVFAALPESEQAWVEQHVGFVDSAVDRIVPPSEAGSTDILAVTVETFSEWIVDGTQFKGPPPEIAGMELTDNLMAFVERKLFTLNTGHAITAYLGQLAGHQTIRDAILDPAVRQTVKGAMEESGAVLIKRYAFDPQKHAAYINKIISRFENPYLHDDVERVGRQPLRKLSAGDRLIKPLLGTLEYQLPHTNLVTGIAAAMSYRSEQDSQAQELVELLAKLGPKAALAQISGLPADGEVVEQAVSVYNAMQDKLTH, from the coding sequence ATGAAAGCATTACATTTTGGCGCAGGTAACATTGGCCGGGGCTTCATTGGTAAACTTCTTGCTGATGCCGGTGCGCAACTGACCTTCGCAGATGTTAACCAGCCGCTGCTGGACGAACTGAATAAACGTAAAAGTTATCAGGTCAATGTGGTTGGTGAGCAGGCGCGGGTTGAAGAAGTCAAAAACGTGAGTGCAGTAAACAGTAGTAGCCCAGACGTGGTGGCGCTGATTGCTGATGCCGATATTGTCACCACCGCTGTTGGACCGCAGATTCTGGCACGTATTGCCGGCACCGTGGCACAAGGCTTAGTCGCTCGTCATCAACAAGGTAATACTCGTCCGCTGAATATTATCGCCTGTGAGAATATGGTGCGCGGTACCAGCCAGTTAAAACAGCATGTCTTCGCTGCGTTACCGGAAAGTGAACAAGCGTGGGTTGAGCAACATGTCGGTTTCGTAGATTCCGCGGTAGACCGTATTGTGCCGCCATCAGAAGCGGGCAGTACAGATATTCTGGCAGTGACGGTAGAGACCTTCAGTGAGTGGATTGTTGATGGTACCCAGTTCAAAGGGCCGCCACCGGAAATTGCAGGTATGGAGTTGACCGACAACCTAATGGCGTTTGTGGAGCGTAAACTCTTCACCCTGAACACCGGTCATGCGATAACGGCCTATCTGGGGCAACTGGCCGGCCATCAAACCATCCGTGATGCCATTCTGGACCCAGCAGTACGCCAGACAGTGAAAGGCGCGATGGAAGAGAGCGGTGCAGTGCTGATTAAACGCTATGCTTTTGATCCACAAAAACATGCCGCTTATATCAATAAAATCATCTCCCGTTTTGAGAACCCTTACCTGCATGACGATGTTGAACGTGTTGGCCGTCAGCCACTGCGTAAACTGAGTGCCGGTGATCGATTGATCAAACCGCTATTGGGTACACTTGAGTATCAACTGCCACACACCAATCTGGTAACCGGTATTGCGGCGGCCATGAGTTATCGCAGTGAGCAAGACTCACAAGCTCAGGAGTTGGTTGAATTACTGGCGAAATTGGGGCCGAAAGCTGCTTTGGCGCAAATTTCAGGCTTACCCGCTGATGGCGAGGTTGTCGAACAGGCGGTGAGTGTGTATAACGCCATGCAGGACAAGCTGACGCACTAA